One Nocardia iowensis DNA window includes the following coding sequences:
- a CDS encoding flavin reductase family protein: MRNTIPFLAALPLRRTETQRYRVRDSVSTIETEAAVEPAYLRTVLAQWASGVVIVTTIREDGERHGMTASSFTSVALDPPLVSVCLASDGTTCRMVRRSGVFAVNVLGSEHRDIGRRFAEPGQDADRFAVGDWSTATTGAAVLTDATAWLDCVVAACHPAGDHTIVLGMVRDAAVPRPAEPLIYHDRTYHEGMAR; the protein is encoded by the coding sequence ATGCGAAACACCATCCCCTTTCTCGCCGCGCTCCCCTTGCGCCGAACCGAGACGCAGCGTTACCGTGTGCGTGACAGCGTTTCCACTATCGAAACGGAGGCAGCGGTGGAACCGGCGTATCTCCGTACGGTATTGGCGCAGTGGGCCAGTGGCGTCGTCATCGTCACCACAATTCGCGAAGACGGCGAGCGGCACGGCATGACGGCGAGTTCGTTCACCAGTGTGGCGCTCGATCCGCCGCTCGTCTCGGTCTGCCTGGCCTCCGACGGCACGACGTGCCGAATGGTCCGGCGCAGTGGAGTTTTCGCGGTCAACGTGCTCGGCAGCGAGCACCGCGACATCGGCCGCCGGTTCGCCGAACCGGGCCAGGACGCCGATCGCTTCGCGGTCGGCGACTGGAGTACCGCGACCACCGGCGCCGCGGTGCTCACCGACGCGACGGCCTGGCTCGACTGCGTGGTCGCCGCCTGTCATCCCGCCGGGGATCACACCATCGTGCTCGGCATGGTGCGGGACGCGGCCGTGCCGCGGCCCGCGGAACCACTCATCTATCACGACCGCACCTACCACGAGGGGATGGCCCGATGA